A single window of Liolophura sinensis isolate JHLJ2023 chromosome 6, CUHK_Ljap_v2, whole genome shotgun sequence DNA harbors:
- the LOC135466636 gene encoding peptidoglycan-recognition protein SC2-like → MVSMWLCLVGLLAHTQAADHCSPEGGVCQEDHHHCSGEYHSGLCPGGVHNRCCMPTGSHSSGCPGLTIVSRSQWGARAPKSVSHLRNPVSQVFIHHTETPACFNEHDCSVRMRGIQNFHMDSRGWSDIGYSFLVGEDGRIYEGRGWDKVGAHTKGYNSVALALSFMGSYMTHNPGKAALDAAQAWLGCAISKGMITSSYKLYGHRDAGSTDCPGDSLYALIRTWSHYDHHGKPHH, encoded by the exons ATGGTTTCCATGTGGTTGTGTTTGGTCGGACTTCTGGCACATACTCAAG CGGCTGATCACTGCAGCCCGGAGGGTGGGGTGTGTCAGGAGGACCATCATCACTGCTCTGGGGAGTACCACTCTGGACTTTGCCCTGGTGGGGTCCACAATCGCTGCTGTATGCCCACAGGAT CCCACAGTTCCGGTTGTCCGGGGCTGACGATTGTGAGTCGGAGCCAGTGGGGTGCCCGGGCCCCGAAGAGCGTGTCCCACCTGCGGAACCCTGTGTCCCAGGTGTTCATCCATCACACAGAGACGCCGGCCTGTTTTAATGAGCACGACTGTTCCGTCAGGATGAGGGGCATACAGAACTTCCACATGGACTCCAGAG GCTGGAGTGACATAGGCTATAGCTTCCTGGTCGGAGAGGACGGTCGCATATACGAGGGGCGTGGCTGGGACAAGGTGGGTGCCCATACAAAGGGATATAACTCTGTAGCTCTGGCTCTGTCCTTCATGGGAAGCTACATGACACACAACCCGGGTAAGGCGGCGCTTGACGCGGCGCAAGCCTGGCTAGGCTGCGCCATCAGCAAAGGGATGATCACCAGCTCTTACAAGCTGTACGGGCACCGTGACGCGGGAAGTACCGACTGTCCAGGAGACAGTCTCTACGCTCTGATCCGTACCTGGTCACACTATGACCATCACGGCAAGCCACATCACTAG
- the LOC135468938 gene encoding peptidoglycan recognition protein 1-like, giving the protein MQWEKEVCGGRRCRWTKMDLCCTVLCLISFVVTLIVVFVVYQGTCDVTITTRAEWEAREPRDKEIKDTAQVGIVIIHHTSRAHCEKSEDCATEMRKLQDFHMDERGWDDIAYNFLVGEDGSVYEARGWKYQGAHTFQWNAVSIGIAVMGNFQQKELSQKSMDALRSLITCGVTKGFISPDYKLYGRRDMNPNTTSPGDKLYAQIKTWQQFDTKKPVHPYKAEV; this is encoded by the exons ATGCAGTGGGAAAAAGAAGTGTGTGGCGGGCGAAGATGCCGGTGGACAAAGATGGACCTGTGCTGTACTGTGCTGTGTCTCATTTCTTTCGTCGTTACACTCATTGTCGTGTTTGTAG TGTACCAGGGAACGTGTGATGTTACCATAACAACACGTGCCGAATGGGAAGCTCGCGAACCGAGAGACAAGGAGATTAAGGATACTGCGCAAGTTGGGATCGTTATCATCCACCATACATCCCGAGCTCACTGCGAGAAATCCGAGGATTGCGCCACAGAGATGAGAAAACTGCAGGACTTTCACATGGACGAACGTG GTTGGGACGATATTGCCTACAATTTTCTGGTGGGCGAGGACGGCTCTGTGTACGAGGCCCGTGGCTGGAAGTACCAAGGGGCTCACACTTTCCAGTGGAATGCCGTGTCCATCGGAATAGCAGTCATGGGTAATTTCCAACAGAAAGAGCTCAGTCAGAAGTCGATGGATGCCCTGCGATCCCTCATCACGTGCGGGGTGACCAAGGGTTTCATCAGTCCCGACTACAAGCTGTACGGTAGACGCGATATGAACCCCAATACGACAAGTCCAGGAGACAAGTTGTACGCCCAAATTAAAACATGGCAACAGTTTGACACAAAGAAACCTGTACATCCTTATAAAGCGGAAGTATAG
- the LOC135466637 gene encoding LOW QUALITY PROTEIN: deubiquitinating protein VCPIP1-like (The sequence of the model RefSeq protein was modified relative to this genomic sequence to represent the inferred CDS: deleted 3 bases in 3 codons) has translation MQASSSKQKPKEPYKVLCGECPDQQCKAKLYFPAYDSSIECTNCGQRHEKSAINNVVEVTDPEVALHNMLKNVLLGNVKPKKGPENVKVRGLSNYICKLVSPLLASYGMDKATGKAKLLTEMGQSAMFDCSVLGDRAFMIEDENTDVMGYGRDRTGSNLYLRGTLDSIEEVNGGEERLIPIHADGDGHCLVHAVSRALVGRELFWYSLRENLLSHIKNNLDKYKMLFQDFVDSDEWDDIISECHPDFVPPYGEPLGLRNIHVFGLANVLKRPIILLDSRTGMQQFGDYSGVFLPGLIPVEECKGKDGILHKPLCIAWSSSGRNHYIPLVGIKGKPEPKLPAMMLQRTWGMPISLLQKYVDLDSNGCCVVGGSKCLQDKYILKLVSAMEEVFYEKYQVHPSLVADVHQYMYKTSGIVGVKPDVVVAATQKAVREGRLYRCLTCEALCEYEMAEEWFRKGGNLYNLAVKQHGALQEDKRYSFPLQGVVCSYDKKRDVLVPDSSKSQLTKCLFCQGESVRLVQGSGKIQYVNGDRTTARSSSGRCACGFKHYWEGKEYDNIPEVFPITLEWNGKVIKEKVYWFQYETDVTMNSNVFEVAQALVQKHFPGEFGSERLVQRVVDTILRNTAKRDAAETAEEGDKDSEKMTDSWNAESSSKIILTGHKHKTMHKEELTMSEAEKTVRKQVEKNAPKSQQKKTTELAALGKTGFAKEQPQKGNGRNLKGILIHPASTSSSPSHSMSRPSNEKKIRLSTSDGRQVMLTFTSDVTYQELQELVEKETSVPVSRQRLRFGFPPRELKPKEGETIQATVPLQHGDKVMLEMLPDQSQTTITKATAVDDMEAETSSGVSSPKHAWSNFDKTTFSQGSEQWLKELKDLPQGGDSIDMSIASLALMAAVAGKDLWAYVQSMPHLFSVGGLFYKQVDRDLGLVDGKHCTLPTLPGKVFRFNSSADRLEICLEPHGHFPVEPGIEKRVLAESSMAASSASGSSSQSPSSSPSHSRLLTVGGSGVVTHGAEAAHIPFSGQGHSLRSMGDNSARMPLDLPDDFHRGSVARRITSLLNPNSHEDFIREESDEDTTPMNEDVTKSETVNDSKDNPEQAESVSTSYRKLGPGYCVLNQEATNTSNENVELFRSLAQSIEETFDTSSMETSIEERKEGKEASHEKGTEKQLTEKDGNEDTDDKAMDVS, from the exons ATGCAAGCTTCAAGTTCAAAACAAAAGCCTAAGGAACCTTATAAGGTTCTATGTGGTGAGTGCCCAGACCAGCAGTGTAAAGCCAAACTGTACTTCCCAGCTTATGACAGCAGCATTGAATGTACCAACTGTGGGCAGCGACATGAGAAGTCTGCCATTAACAATGTGGTGGAAGTAACAGACCCAGAGGTGGCACTACACAACATGCTAAAGAACGTCCTGCTGGGAAACGTCAAACCCAAAAAGGGTCCAGAAAATGTTAAAGTTAGAGGCCTGTCAAATTACATATGTAAGCTGGTCTCTCCACTGTTAGCAAGTTATGGTATGGACAAAGCAACAGGCAAAGCAAAACTTTTGACAGAAATGGGACAGAGTGCTATGTTCGACTGCAGCGTGTTGGGAGACAGAGCTTTCATGATAGAAGATGAGAATACAGATGTGATGGGATATGGCCGAGACAGAACAGGGAGCAATCTCTATCTGAGAGGCACCCTGGACAGTATTGAAGAAGTCAATGGAGGAGAGGAACGTTTGATTCCAATACATGCTGATGGTGATGGTCATTGCCTTGTCCATGCTGTGTCTAGGGCTCTCGTTGGCCGAGAGCTTTTCTGGTACTCCCTTAGAGAAAACCTGCTTTCCCATATCAAAAACAACCTGGATAAGTACAAGATGTTGTTTCAAGACTTTGTTGACTCAGATGAATGGGATGATATTATCAGTGAATGTCATCCAGATTTTGTCCCTCCTTATGGTGAACCACTTGGACTGAGGAACATCCATGTGTTTGGATTGGCAAATGTTCTTAAGAGGCCAATAATCTTACTGGATTCTAGAACTGGCATGCAGCAGTTTGGAGACTACTCTG GGGTGTTCTTACCTGGCCTGATCCCTGTGGAGGAGTGTAAAGGGAAGGATGGCATTCTACACAAACCGCTGTGTATCGCATGGAGCAGTTCTGGAAGAAACCATTATATACCTCTTGTTGGAATTAAAG GTAAACCTGAGCCTAAACTGCCTGCAATGATGCTGCAG AGGACTTGGGGTATGCCAATTAGTCTACTGCAGAAGTATGTGGACCTAGACTCCAATGGGTGCTGTGTGGTAGGGGGTTCAAAATGTCTCCAG GATAAATATATCCTGAAACTGGTGTCTGCCATGGAGGAAGTATTCTATGAGAAGTACCAGGTTCACCCGTCTCTTGTGGCAGATGtccatcagtacatgtacaaaacatcaG GTATCGTTGGTGTGAAGCCCGATGTCGTTGTTGCTGCTACTCAGAAGGCTGTAAGAGAAGGCCGTCTCTATAGATGTCTGACGTGTGAAGCTCTGTGTGAATATGAAATGGCAGAAGAGTGGTTTCGTAAAGGTGGTAACCTCTACAATCTGGCTGTTAAACAGCATGGCGCTTTACAAGAGGATAAGAGATACTCATTTCCCCTTCAAG GAGTAGTGTGTTCCTATGACAAAAAGAGAGATGTGCTTGTGCCTGATTCAAGCAAAAGTCAGTTAACAAAGTGCTTATTCTGTCAAGG GGAGAGTGTTCGGTTGGTGCAAGGCAGTGGCAAGATCCAGTATGTGAATGGTGATCGTACCACGGCCCGTTCCTCCTCAGGTCGCTGTGCCTGCGGCTTCAAACATTACTGGGAAGGCAAGGAGTATGATAACATACCTGAAGT GTTTCCAATCACTCTGGAGTGGAATGGGAAAGTGATCAAAGAGAAAGTGTATTGGTTTCAGTATGAAACTGATGTGACAATGAATAGCAATGTATTTGAAGTTGCGCAGGCATTGGTACAGAAACACTTCCCAG GTGAGTTTGGTAGTGAGCGTCTAGTCCAGCGAGTTGTGGATACCATACTGAGAAATACAGCCAAACGTGATGCAGCTGAGACAGCGGAGGAAGGAGATAAGGACAGTGAGAAAATGACTGACAGTTGGAATGCCGAGTCATCGTCTAAAATCATCCTAACTGGTCATAAG cataaaacaatgCACAAAGAAGAACTAACGATGAGTGAAGCAGAGAAAACTGTGAGAAAACAGGTTGAGAAAAATGCTCCAAAAAGCCAACAGAAGAAAACTACTGAGTTAGCTGCCCTTGGGAAAACAGGATTCGCCAAAGAGCAGCCCCAAAAGGGTAATGGCAGAAACTTGAAGGGCATCCTAATCCAT CCAGCGTCCACCTCATCCTCTCCCTCTCACAGCATGTCACGGCCTAGCAACGAGAAGAAGATACGTCTCTCCACATCTGATGGTCGACAG GTCATGCTGACGTTCACCTCTGAT GTGACATATCAGGAGTTACAGGAGTTGGTTGAGAAAGAGACCAGCGTTCCTGTGTCAAGGCAAAGGCTACGGTTC GGGTTTCCTCCCAGAGAGCTGAAACCTAAGGAAGGGGAGACAATCCAGGCCACAGTGCCTCTACAGCATGGGGATAAGGTCATGCTGGAGATGTTACCCGATCAGAGTCAAACCACTATCACAAAAG CAACAGCTGTGGATGATATGGAGGCAGAAACATCTAGTGGAGTTAGCTCCCCTAAACACGCCTGGAGTAATTTTGACAAGACGACATTCAGCCAGGGGTCAGAACAGTGGCTGAAAGAATTGAAGGATCTTCCTCAAG GAGGTGACAGTATTGACATGTCTATAGCCTCATTGGCCCTAATGGCTGCCGTGGCAGGTAAAGACCTTTGGGCCTACGTTCAGAGTATGCCGCACCTGTTCTCTGTAGGGGGTCTCTTCTACAAACAAGTGGACAGAGACCTTGGACTAGTGGATGGTAAACACTGCACACTTCCGACATTACCTGGAAAG GTGTTTCGTTTCAACTCATCTGCTGATCGGCTGGAGATCTGTTTAGAGCCTCATGGTCACTTCCCAGTAGAACCTGGGATAGAGAAGCGTGTGTTGGCAGAGAGTAGTATGGCTGCGTCCTCCGCCTCAGGAAGCTCCAGCCAGTCCCCAAGCTCCAGCCCCTCACACAGCAGACTTCTGACTGTTGGGGGAAGCGGGGTCGTCACTCACGGTGCTGAAGCTGCTCACATTCCCTTCTCAGGTCAAGGTCATTCCCTGCGCTCCATGGGGGATAACAGCGCCCGTATGCCCCTCGACTTACCCGACGACTTTCATCGCGGATCTGTAGCGCGTAGAATCACTAGTCTTCTGAATCCCAACTCTCACGAGGACTTCATACGAGAAGAGTCTGATGAAGACACAACACCAATGAATGAAGATGTTACGAAATCCGAAACAGTCAACGACAGTAAAGATAATCCAGAGCAGGCTGAGAGCGTGTCTACTAGTTACAGAAAGCTTGGGCCAGGGTACTGTGTGTTGAATCAGGAGGCTACTAACACATCTAATGAGAATGTTGAACTGTTCAGGTCTCTGGCGCAGAGCATTGAAGAAACATTCGATACCAGTTCTATGGAAACTAGCATAGAGGAGAGAAAG GAAGGAAAAGAAGCGAGTCATGAGAAAGGGACAGAGAAACAGCTGACTGAGAAAGATGGGAATGAAGACACGGATGATAAGGCTATGGATGTCTCCTGA